In the Desulfotignum phosphitoxidans DSM 13687 genome, TCTTTGACGGTCTTTTCCAGGGTATTGCGGAACGGTTTATCCAGCGGTTTCATGAGCGGTTCATTGCCTTTTTTGTTCGTTTTCAGTTATAGGGATTATTGCACAATAGTTGCAACAATTCCGCCATGTAAATGTTGCGCAAATGAGCGTTTAACATTAAGTGCAACATTCAGTGATGGTTAATGTTGCACTTAATGTTATGTAATACGTAAGGTTTCATTTAATCGATAGATTTACCCGGTCTATATTCATAGCAAGCCTGTTTGCCCGGGCCTGGTCGAAAAATGAAAGGATTCTTGTTTTGGCTGCATCCCAGTCAATTCGCCGCTCACGTTCCGGCTGAGCGGATTCAGCCAGCCGCTGGTACAGTTCCGGGTAAAGTGTCCAGTACATGCCACGCCCGGCCCCTCCGTGTTCAATGTATCCGGCCTTTTCCATGGCAGAAAGGATTTCTCTCATTTGCCCTTGGCTGCGCTGGCACATGCCCGCCGCAACAGAAGTTTCAAGCTCCGGGTGTTTCAGAAGATATTGAAGGATCAGCAGGGTATCCACACCCAGGTCATTTCCCTTCCTGCTTTCTTGTGCAACAAACACACGGAATGCCGCAGCCATTTCCCGCTTTAAAAAGGTAACACAGACCGATTCACCGATTTCCTGGATCACTGGAGGTTCCTTTCCCTCCATGAGCAGGGCTTTGTACATGCGGCTGACTCCCAGGTTGCTGCGATTGACAAGACGCAGGCGGGTCAGCGCCTCTACCAGGAGCGGGTTGCGGGCAGCCGGCTGGTCATCCAGCTTGTCCAGCAGTTCTGCAATGTCCTGAAAAGGATATCAGCAGTATCCAGCGAATACAGACCCACCAGATGGCGGCTGGTCAATTCACGCGTTTTGCCCGACCGCTTGCCCAGGCAGTTGTCCGCTTTGATGGCCTTCAGATAGTCTTTTTTGTCGGCATTGGGGTCATTGATATATCCCAGCAGGTTGCTCAGGTCTTCCAGCATCATGGTATGGGACAAATGCGTACCACCACGGTTGAACCTGAATCCGAATTTTGTTAAGTGTGTATTTTTTCCCAGCGTGACCACCAAGCTCTTGTCTGCTCCATTATAGAAATTAAGATTGATCAACGCAAAACTACATGGGAGGGGGGAGTATGTCAATGTTTGGGTTTCAGTTTTGATGGATGCAGCCCCTGATTGAATCAAATTGAGAGAAATGGTTCACTTTTCTGTGACAGGCTGACCAAGGATTCCATGTCTTGAATAATGATTTTTTTACGATCCAGTTTAATGAGGCGGGCCTCCTGAAGCCGGGACAGACAACGGTTTAAATGTTCCCGGACCGCGCCGGTAGCGCAGGCCAATTCTTCCTGAGTCATTCCCTCAATCAAAATACCCCCTTCCGTTCTTTTCCCTTGATCTGAAGCCATTTGGACCAGCTGGCATACCAGGCGGCCCTGCACATCCTTTAGCGCCAGATCGGCAATCATTCTTGTCAACTTTCGTACTTTTTTCCCAAGATAGGTCAGCATTGCTATTCCGACCTGTGGATGGATGTGCAGGAAATCCTCGACATCCTTTTTCCCTATGTCGAAAATAACAGTTTCCCGGCAAGCCTTGGCGCTGGCTTCATATGGATCTTCGCCAAAAAGGATGTCTTCACCGAAAACAACCACAGGTTTCAAGAAATGGATAATCTGCTCTCTTCCGTCCGGAGAGAGGACAAAAATTTTTAACATTCCCGTGTGAAGTATATGCAGGTTTCGGCACTTCTCATCAGCAGTGAAAATAATTTCGTCTCTGTTCAAGCTTCGTTTTTTGGCCTTTCCGACAAAAGGGGCCAGGTCTTTTTCATCAACGTTTTTAAAAAAGGGCATTTTTTGAAGAGACCGCAGAATTTCAGTCTGGGTATCCATAGTCTTTGATGCATCCATGTTTACCCGTTTGCGCATCTGCAATCCCTCCCCGGATCAACGGTGTAAGTTACTTTCCACTATTTTTCATATAACCATAACATTCCTTGAATTACAAGCCTGAAATATGGGCCCTTATTGTCGAAAAAATTCCAGAGGGGGTATTGACATCAAACTTCTTTATTATTTGAAGCTTGTTTGCCGCTATAACAACCACTTTATTGTCTTTATAAGAAGAAATATATACATACGCCCCTTTTGGAGAAAATTCCATATTGAACACGCGATCTCCGATGTCAAACGTTTTGACAACTTCCAGGGTGGCTACGTCAATAACCTGAACAAGGCGATGATTTTGACCGGAAAAGTTAACCCAGACATGCCTCCCGTCCGGACTGGCCATGGCAAACATGGGCATGCCCGCCAGGGAAATGGATTTGATCAGCTCAAAACTTCCTGATCTATAAACCGGCAGGCGTGCCTCAGCAACCACGGGGGCGAAAAAAAGCCCGCCGGCCATTGACCAGCCTCCCAGATGGGGAACTTTCCGCACCGCCATCTTTGCGGTTTTTTTGTTTGGATTATTGAGATCGATCTCTTTTGTTTTGTCCAATTCCCACAGATCCAGCATTGCCAAATGCCGGGAATGATACAGGCCGGCAATATAATAACGGCCATCAGGGGTCAGCAATGCATCGTAGGGCATTTTGCCTATATCCCAGTATTTCTTTATTACAGGAAAATCACTGCTGCCTGCGTCCACAACCCAGATGCCGTCGGCATCCATCAGGGAGAAAACAAGAAGATTGCCAGGGGCATCAACCATACCCACTACTCTTGACGGGACAGTCTCCCCGTTGACTTCCCGCTCAACGGGGATTGCTGCAACATCTTCAAACGTCTCTGCATCGATAATTTTCACAACCGCGGGCTTGTAGTTGGAAACAGCTATATATCGGTTGTCCTGCGTCACTGTCAAACCTATGGAACTATCTCCGACCTTAACCTTGGCCACCCTTTCCAAGGTGAGAAGGTCAAGCTTGCTCAACCAGCCATCGCGTGAAATAATATATGCATAACGGGCATCCTGGGAAAATGAGATGCTGGCATGATGCAGCACACCGAGATCTGAAATACGTCCCAAAATTTCATGCTTCAGGGAATCCACCACAACGACACTTGAATTTTCCCGTTCAACAATGATCATCAGCGAGCCGGTACCCCATTGATCAGCAGCACCCATTGCACTGGAATAACCAAAGAAAAACAAAAACCATAAACAAATATATCCATATCGCTTCATTGCACACCCCATTATTTGATTATTTTTTCGAGATCTCTTCATCTGTAAGATAACACATCGGGTCGGATCCCCGCCAGTCACCAGTGTGGGCAAACGCCCGGGCCCGGGAATTTCCGCCGCAGAGGTCGATAAACCGACAGTTTCCGCATCGTCCGAGAAACTTTGTTTTGCGGCCCCGCAATGAAACCACAAAAGAATGATCCGTTGTCTGCCATATTTGACTGAAAGGTTTCTGCCTGACATTTCCAAGAGAGATACCCCTGCAAAATGGATCCGGATGGACTTCTCCCAATGGATCAATATTGGCCAATCGAACACCGGAGCTGTTTCCGCCGGTCATTGATAGCCGTTCATAAATTGATTTAGCCTTCCGGGTGTCTTCCTGCTGCATCAACAGGTAAAAAAAAGGACCGTCAGCCTCATTGTTTCCGGTTACTATCTCACGGGTAAAAGAGTTGTCATTCATGTATGTCAACGCTTTTTGTATAACAAACCGCATACTTTCTCTGATCTGAACCGTTTCCAAGGCAAAATTTTTTGAAGCGGCATCTGAATAATTCAGATGTGAAATATAGAGTTTTACAAGTTTTTCTTTTTCAAACAGTTCGAATATTTCCGGCAACCCCTGAACAGTATGCGCTGTTAATGACAGCCGCAGCCCGACTTTGAGTATAATGGTCCCCAAAATTTGAACCACTTGCATAGAGACATTTCTGGTGTTAAACCAGGTTCAAATTGACTCGAAAAAAGGAGGTCCATGAAAAAAAGTTACAGCGGAAAATTTAAAACCAAAGTTGCCTTGGCAATGATACGGGAACAGGAAACTGTGGCAGAATTAGCCAGAAAATTTGAAATTCACCGTTCATTGCTCACCAGGTGGAAGAAGGAAGCCTTGGAGGGGCTGCCGGAAGTTTTTACCAATCATAAACAACGGAAGAAAAATGACGAAAAAGACCTGGTAAATCAATTGTATCAGCAGATCGGTCAGCTCAAAGTTGAAAATGACTGGTTAAAAAAAAAGGTTGATACAATCAATTCCTGAACGACGGCAATTAATTGACAAAAATCACCAGAAACTCAGTATTAACAGGCAGTGTGAGCTGCTGGAAGTTTCAAAAGGAGCGCTTTATTATACACCGAAGCCGATAGATCCATACACGCTTTGCCTGATGGATCTGATTGACCGCCAGCATACCAAGACACCTTTCTATGGCAACCGAAGGCTGGTGGCCTATTTGAACACACTCGGTTATAATGTGAACCGGAAACGTGTTCGGCGGTTGATGCAGCTGATGAGAATAGAGGCCATTTACCCTAAACCCCAACTATCAAGGAGGGACAAAACACATAAAATTTATCCATATTTATTGCGGGAAGTCAGAATAGAAAGGCCTGACCAGGTATGGTCTACTGATATCACGTATATTAAAATCGGAAATGGCTTTGTGTATTTAACGGCAGTCATGGACTGGTACAGCAGATACGTTTTGTCATGGAGACTGAGCAACACCCTTGAAAATTCATTCTGTGTTGAGGCCCTGGAGGAATCTTTGGTGATTTCACAACCCGAAATCTTCAACACTGACCAGGGCAGCCAATATACCGCAATCAATTTTTTAACGGTTTTGGAAAAACGAAACATCCTAATCAGCATGGATTCTAAAGGCCGGGCACTTGATAATGTCTTTGTAGAGCGGTTATGGCGTGCTGTCAAATATGAGGATGTCTATTTGAAAGACTATCAGACAATGAATGATGCCTACAGGTCTTTGAAAGCCTATATGAACTTCTATAACAATGAAAGGCTTCATCAGTCGCTGAAATACGGTGTACCAAGAGCATCTTACCCTAAAGCGTGCGCTACTGTGAGCCTTTAAAAAAAGGAGTTTTAGCCTGATTATAATGGGGGCCAGCCCCCAAACCCCCGGGATTTAACGCATTGTGGACCAAAGCATGTAGGGCAGGCTGGCATTTGCCGGCGCTGCCCCATGCTTCAGTCACCAGCCACGACGCTCGGGGTGCTTCCCAGCAGTTGCCCTATCCTCCGGGATGGTGGCGTGACAATACCACTGTAGGGAAAAATATCAAGACAACATTATTAAAAAAGGCGGTATTTTTTAACTGAAAAGGAGTATTTTTTTTGTAAAGCGTAACACACTTTTCTAAAGTATCCGATTGACAAGACTTTTAGAGCTTGCAAAAATAAATATGAGGTAATGAAATGCAGAGTAACCGTGGAGGATATAGAGGAAAACCAAAACAAAAGTTACCCCCGCATCTCAAGCGGGTTCATGTGAATGTTCGTATCCAAAGGTGGATGCTTGACCAATTAAAGGCAAAAGGAGAGCCTGGAATCATTCTGGAAGATATTTTGAAAAAGGCAGGTTTTAAATATTGTGAGGATCAGAAGGATTGATTTTTCGCTTGGGGGAAAAGTTTTTAATTCTCAGTATGCCCCCCCCATACTGTTTCTTGTCATCAGTAGGGGCATTTTTAGGTTGTAAATTCCAATGGTTTTTAAAATGCATGATTGAAAGGAGGCTGCAAACGATAAAAAAGGATGGAAATCCTACAACACAAATGGCTCAGAAATGTAGCTTAAAAAATGTTCAAATCGGTCTTGACATGGGGACCACTTCAGAGACCTGCATCCCTGCATAGCCGGATTGCGTTCAAAGATGCGGCATAAGCACCCTGTTTCCCGCGAAATTCATCATGATTTCGACCGATACCGTCGATACTGATACCGACATACCCGATTCCGCTTTTTAAAATTTTCCTGAGATGCAGATCATTGATTAAAGTTCCGTTGGTTGAAAGCGCGCATAAAATTTTTTTGTCTCGGGCATAAGCCGCCAATTCATAAAGATCCGGCCGCAAGACCGGCTCGCCCCCCGACAAAATTAAAACCATAACATTTTGTCTTGCCAAATCATCTATGACACTTTTGCATTGACGGGTA is a window encoding:
- a CDS encoding ATP-binding protein, whose protein sequence is MAELLDKLDDQPAARNPLLVEALTRLRLVNRSNLGVSRMYKALLMEGKEPPVIQEIGESVCVTFLKREMAAAFRVFVAQESRKGNDLGVDTLLILQYLLKHPELETSVAAGMCQRSQGQMREILSAMEKAGYIEHGGAGRGMYWTLYPELYQRLAESAQPERERRIDWDAAKTRILSFFDQARANRLAMNIDRVNLSIK
- a CDS encoding radical SAM protein, producing the protein MLRISRILREADRPVTTARHHGRSGIVVIWNLTNRCNLSCPHCYTHATSKKLSNELDTRQCKSVIDDLARQNVMVLILSGGEPVLRPDLYELAAYARDKKILCALSTNGTLINDLHLRKILKSGIGYVGISIDGIGRNHDEFRGKQGAYAASLNAIRLCRDAGL
- a CDS encoding SPASM domain-containing protein gives rise to the protein MQVVQILGTIILKVGLRLSLTAHTVQGLPEIFELFEKEKLVKLYISHLNYSDAASKNFALETVQIRESMRFVIQKALTYMNDNSFTREIVTGNNEADGPFFYLLMQQEDTRKAKSIYERLSMTGGNSSGVRLANIDPLGEVHPDPFCRGISLGNVRQKPFSQIWQTTDHSFVVSLRGRKTKFLGRCGNCRFIDLCGGNSRARAFAHTGDWRGSDPMCYLTDEEISKK
- a CDS encoding cytochrome D1 domain-containing protein, giving the protein MKRYGYICLWFLFFFGYSSAMGAADQWGTGSLMIIVERENSSVVVVDSLKHEILGRISDLGVLHHASISFSQDARYAYIISRDGWLSKLDLLTLERVAKVKVGDSSIGLTVTQDNRYIAVSNYKPAVVKIIDAETFEDVAAIPVEREVNGETVPSRVVGMVDAPGNLLVFSLMDADGIWVVDAGSSDFPVIKKYWDIGKMPYDALLTPDGRYYIAGLYHSRHLAMLDLWELDKTKEIDLNNPNKKTAKMAVRKVPHLGGWSMAGGLFFAPVVAEARLPVYRSGSFELIKSISLAGMPMFAMASPDGRHVWVNFSGQNHRLVQVIDVATLEVVKTFDIGDRVFNMEFSPKGAYVYISSYKDNKVVVIAANKLQIIKKFDVNTPSGIFSTIRAHISGL
- a CDS encoding IS3 family transposase (programmed frameshift), which encodes MKKSYSGKFKTKVALAMIREQETVAELARKFEIHRSLLTRWKKEALEGLPEVFTNHKQRKKNDEKDLVNQLYQQIGQLKVENDWLKKKVDTIKIPERRQLIDKNHQKLSINRQCELLEVSKGALYYTPKPIDPYTLCLMDLIDRQHTKTPFYGNRRLVAYLNTLGYNVNRKRVRRLMQLMRIEAIYPKPQLSRRDKTHKIYPYLLREVRIERPDQVWSTDITYIKIGNGFVYLTAVMDWYSRYVLSWRLSNTLENSFCVEALEESLVISQPEIFNTDQGSQYTAINFLTVLEKRNILISMDSKGRALDNVFVERLWRAVKYEDVYLKDYQTMNDAYRSLKAYMNFYNNERLHQSLKYGVPRASYPKACATVSL
- a CDS encoding Crp/Fnr family transcriptional regulator; the protein is MDASKTMDTQTEILRSLQKMPFFKNVDEKDLAPFVGKAKKRSLNRDEIIFTADEKCRNLHILHTGMLKIFVLSPDGREQIIHFLKPVVVFGEDILFGEDPYEASAKACRETVIFDIGKKDVEDFLHIHPQVGIAMLTYLGKKVRKLTRMIADLALKDVQGRLVCQLVQMASDQGKRTEGGILIEGMTQEELACATGAVREHLNRCLSRLQEARLIKLDRKKIIIQDMESLVSLSQKSEPFLSI